The halophilic archaeon DL31 nucleotide sequence AATGAAGGATTATCGCCTCTTGAAAGAGACGGACGGTGGCGTTGAGATCACCAAATGGGAACGAACGTTCCTCCTTTGGGGAGGATTCTGGCCGAAGGCGACTCAACATCCTATCAATTTGGCTTGTGAGACGTTCCTCCCTCACGTCCTCTCGGAGGTGCAGTATATCCGTCTCGTTTCCATCGTATCGAACCGTTCCGCGGTGGTATTCACCCGCCTTTCGTTCTAAGTAGTCGATGAGTGTATGTTCTGCCATATTGTCACTAATTGGCATGGTCTCTTATTCCTGTCCCTGTGATTCTCGTTGGTAATATTTCTAGAATAGTTCTATACTGGCGATTCTCTATCAGCGCAAACCAATTTCAGCGAATAGTATCCTCACTTCTCGTAAAGGATGGCAGTGTTCGTCGTCGCTATTGACGTTCTTCGAGGACGATCCGCCTTGCTTCAGCTACGAGTCCGTGAGCATCGGTCATCGCCTCTGCATCGAGAGCAACTGCTGCTCCGACTCCATCTTCGAGAACGAAATTCATCTCGATAACGTTCTCGAAA carries:
- a CDS encoding hypothetical protein (manually curated~KEGG: hma:pNG6151 hypothetical protein) — protein: MPISDNMAEHTLIDYLERKAGEYHRGTVRYDGNETDILHLREDVREERLTSQIDRMLSRLRPESSPKEERSFPFGDLNATVRLFQEAIILHFPRGNNRGIVVSLEPETARDLNTFIGECSNLLQE